In Deltaproteobacteria bacterium, the following are encoded in one genomic region:
- a CDS encoding prephenate dehydrogenase/arogenate dehydrogenase family protein yields the protein MKKCNIGIIGGAGRMGRWFSRFFEAAGHRVHGIEAKEIQDMQSVSRSSDVVVISVPIGKTCKVIEELGPFVPAESLLMDLTSLKVKPVECMVSYSRSEVIGTHPLFGPDAQDLQGQTIILCPARAEKWLPWLTDLLSAHGARLEIISPEKHDKIMAIVQAMGHMSTMLMGLLLKELNHDPNDLKRYCTPLFRIHMSLIGRLFSQDPRLYAELIALNPEAKRPLAMYSSLLEKLKRWVDEGKTDEISRALTDASHFFDPAKTASFAVDKDLIKAVTDST from the coding sequence ATGAAAAAATGCAATATCGGCATCATCGGAGGCGCAGGCCGCATGGGCAGGTGGTTTTCCCGGTTTTTTGAAGCGGCCGGCCATAGAGTGCATGGTATTGAGGCAAAAGAAATTCAAGATATGCAGTCCGTGTCCAGGAGCAGTGATGTTGTGGTCATAAGCGTTCCCATAGGCAAAACCTGCAAGGTCATTGAAGAACTCGGGCCTTTCGTTCCAGCAGAATCGCTCCTCATGGATTTGACGTCACTCAAAGTCAAGCCCGTTGAGTGCATGGTAAGTTATTCACGGTCAGAAGTAATCGGCACTCACCCACTCTTTGGGCCTGATGCTCAAGACCTTCAAGGTCAGACCATTATCCTCTGCCCTGCTCGAGCCGAAAAATGGCTCCCGTGGTTGACGGATTTGCTCTCGGCTCATGGCGCAAGGCTGGAGATAATCTCTCCGGAGAAACATGATAAGATCATGGCCATTGTTCAGGCCATGGGACATATGAGCACCATGCTCATGGGCCTCCTGCTTAAAGAGCTGAATCACGACCCGAACGATCTCAAGAGGTACTGCACACCACTTTTTAGAATCCACATGAGTCTCATAGGCAGACTTTTCAGCCAGGACCCCAGGCTATATGCCGAACTGATCGCACTGAACCCCGAGGCTAAGCGCCCTCTCGCCATGTACAGCTCATTGCTGGAAAAGCTGAAGAGGTGGGTAGATGAGGGCAAAACAGACGAAATCTCCCGCGCTCTCACAGATGCTTCACACTTTTTTGACCCCGCAAAAACCGCGTCTTTTGCCGTAGACAAGGATCTGATCAAGGCGGTGACAGACTCGACCTGA